The sequence below is a genomic window from Apodemus sylvaticus chromosome 6, mApoSyl1.1, whole genome shotgun sequence.
CAGTACTCGGCATGCACTAGGCTGTCAATAGCTGCCATTTAGCTATATCAGCAGCTACCTCTGTGGAGGAATTTGGGACAGCCATTGGCTCATTGAAGGAGCATTGGGCCTGGAGCCTAAGGGGCCAAGCATGCAGGCTTCTTTCCTACGGTTGTGTTTGATGACACAATTAGACCTATTTTTCTTCTCCTATGCCCCCCAAGCAATTTGGGGGTGTCGGCTGAGCCCCTGAGATGCTCCGTCCTCCCACCCCCAACATTCTGAGAGAACTTGCATACAATGGTATTTAGAGAGAGGCTAAGAACCAGTCTAAGAAACACTGAGATGTTCTGAATCACAGCCAAGATCATTTATAAAAGTTACGCTTGGATGGTTAGAGGagctattttaaaaatgcaagtcAGTGGGAGAAACATTTTCAAACAGCAAGCTAGAGTACTTTCCATGTTCTCTAATATCAACAAAGTGGGAGGTCATTAGCTAAGTTTTGTTCCTGGAGGGAGGTCACAAACACCTCCAAGGTGCTAGAAATAAAAGACTTGCAGAGAGAAAAGGTAACTTTCTGCCTGGAACAGCTCTCTTGTGGGAGGTGGCTATGCCCAAGAAGGCCAGCAGATTATTGTTCTGCGTGAGGCAAGGAGGTCATCTGGTTCAACGTGACTCAGTAGCTGGTAATGGTTCCAACATTAAAACTAACGCccccaaaaaatttaaataaataaataaataaataaataaataaataaaaccccagtttgttttaggcatatttaagccCAGCATAATTTGGGGAAAAAAGGGTTTATGATGATAATTAACTTAATCCTGTGTGTTACCAGAAACCTTAAGTTATAGTTACACTGAAACTCTTTGTAAAGTACATGTGACCTCTTCCAAAAAGATGGGGTCAATAGATTGGCTATATGTGACATTTTACGGGTCTGAGGAAGATCTGGTGTGGTCTCAGTCGTGCACACAGCACAAAGATCACCAGGCTTTTAACCACCTCCACCCCCATTTGTAAAGTATGTAGGACATCACTCATAAAGGTAGATCTATTGACTGAGAAATGATGCTCAAGATAAGGGTCTGGAGAGGCTGGGTGAGATAAACGTAAGAGTGCTCTGAGCCTGATGTGGCCTGGCCACAACTTAGCACAGAAGTCACCAGGCTACTGGCCACACCCGCTTCCAGCCTTCTGGAAGAGACAGCCCTGTGTGGCTAACATTACGAGCTTCCCCATGCTTATCTGAGCACTAGAACTCTGTGCCCCCTACATCATCTCTTCAGTTTGGTGTCCCAGGTCTTGGATCTAGACAGTATGTCTTCTGTTTTACTAAAGGGCTTCAATATTCTGCTTCCTGACACAACAGAGTCTGTTTCCTTCAATATTCTATTTGCTGTCGTGACAGAGTGAGTCTGGTTCCTCTGTTCTCTTCGTGGACCCCTTAGCTGCCTGCTTTCCAGTGACGATGGTGGTGACACAGGATTTCTGGTGCTGCTCTGTCACTCACTGCTGTGAGTGAGGAAGAACTCACTGTTCTTCCTTTGAGGCAGCTGGAAACCTGCCTTCACAAAGATGGGTGTGGGAAGCCCAGCCAGCAGCCATCTTATATGAAACCCAAATTTCAGAACCTTATACTTATTCAGCAATTTTAATTATTGTACACCACATATTTTAATCTCAATCTTCAAAATAGCattcaaaagacaaaaagacatttaaatgATGCTATAGCTGTATATTTATTAATCCATTCGTTCTTGacataaaaaaacacatataaCTTATCTcttttaactttttgagacagagactcatttagcccaggatgaccttgaacccctgtCTGTCTTCTCCCCACATCCCAGATATGGAGATTTCACagatgtgccaccacatctaacATATAACATTGTTAAATGGAATGTTTACCAAACAGAATGTGAAATACagttccttccatctttcttgaAACAAGCTTATGTATATGTCATTACAAAAGATATAGTGAGTCAGGTACATTTTTAAGGCTTCTTAAGATAAGAGGGCATCTGGCACTATGGCCAAAGTCCTACCTTATAGACACAGTAAAGCTGAGATGCATTGTATGTTTGGATATATACTGTCTGAAGCCAGCACTGAAAATCTGCTATGCAGTTTGCTAGGTTACTTCCATGATCCCTCTTTGATTTTGaagtggattttgtttgttttgtcttgtcttgttttccttctgGGCCCTGgacccagagccttgtgcataTTGGACAAGTATTCTCCAAATGGATCATGTTTCAGTTCTTTGGTCACTCATGATACAGTATCCCACCCTTTTCCTAAGAGAAatgctttatttataaataagaagGCTATTCCACATTCCCTAAAGGCCTTTTAGACAGGAGGCTCTGATACCCAGTGGTGAAATTTTGAGTTCGAATTCAGCATGATTATATTCCTTACGTTAATTAAAACATGACTGCAGTGACTCTGCCTTAATCATTTGTCTGTGGTctgatttagtttttattttgtgtacatgagtgtttttatagtacatatgtctgtgcatcacctgTATGCCTAGTTCCCTCAAAAGCCAGAAAAAGGTGTCAGATGCTCtacaactggagttacatatggtCATGAATTACCATGTGCAGGCTGGGAATTGAGGAGaacaatagccaactttattcagagcatccaTTTATATCTTGAGGGCTAAGCGAGGTGATATGTGCAAAGGTCACAAGAGTTTAGGCTATTTAATCACAAAGACAATCCTTGCTTGCAAGCATCATTCTGAATAGTAATGGGTAAAATGATGGCTAATCTAGAGTAAAACCCACTCCCATGATTACACCTGGGAGAGGCATGAAAACAGGTTCCAAGACCACCCCGTGTGATGGGGGAACAGAGGTCACAGCCTCCTGTCTTCTTTACTCAGGGTTTTCTCACAAGCTGTCAGAGATCTCCTCACACAGCTTCACTGATGAGTCAGATTTCTACaataaatgagccacattttgtCATAGCTTTCATAAGAATATTTTAGAGGATGGGTTTTTCTAAATTTAGTGTATGTAAACActagtgtctgtgtatgtgtatttttgtatgtatatgtttgtgactatgtatgtgtctgtgtctgtgtatgtaagCATGaatgccacagcacacacataaaggtcagaggacagcttgtggtaGGTGGTCCTCTCCCTCCATTATGtaagtcccagggattgaactcaagccaTCAGGCTGAGCTCCAAGTGACCTTTACCCACACGGCCATCTGACCAACCTAAGGATGCAAATTTTAAGTGAAGACTATACAATATTTCATTTTACTCATCTGACTACCACTGGCCCTCGACACCTGGATCTTAATATTAGTCAAGGAGCACTGTAAGTTATCTCAGCTACCTGGTAATAGACAGTTCTTACTTCTCTCAGGAAAAAGACATGTGATTCATAAGACCAGAACTCGGGGATCCTGAATCCCACTCTTGTATCACCTTCTGGAGACTGGTTggaaatttggaaaggaagaaaaggacatTGGGAAcctttctaaaagaaagaaaaataaaataggccTCAATGGTTTTGATTCCAAATCTTAAGGAGGACGTCCTGTCCTGCAGGCAAACGGTGATAAATGTCCACTCTCAGGAGCCTGTCCCTATTATTTTAAGGTCAGACACAGACTTTCTTTAGTTTAGACTGAGTTTTAAACATTGATCTCCTGCTTGACTAGCAGAGTTATAAATGTAAGATCTCTTCAGAAATACAGAAACTCTATCAATATTGCTCATtctaaaccaggcagtggtggcacacgcctttaatctcagtactaaggagactgaggcaggcagatttctgagtttgaggtcaacctggtctacagagcaagtcccaggacacccagagctatacagagaaacactgtctcaaaaacccaagaaagaaagaaagaaagaaagaaagaaagaaagaaagaaagaaagaaagaaagaaagaaagaaagaaagaaagaaagaaagaaaggaagaaagaaagaggaggggaggggaggggaggggaagggaaggcaagggaagggaagggaagggaagggaagggaagggaagggaagggaaggaggaaggggaaaagggaaggaggaagggagggagagagggagggaggaataaaCAAAACTCTCCAGACAACTTTAACTTCAGTCAGGCTGGAAACCACTGGGCTAATACTTTCTCAAAGCTCCTTCCTATGCTGCTTGACCAATGAAAACACGGGCATTTAGACTAACTGTATAACTGACAAAATTCACAAATACTTAGAAAATGGGTTAGTGTTTTCTTCCCATCACTAGAAAACCTAAAATTGACATCTTCTAGACTCTCCTCAAGAATTTGTTGTTTCCCTCCAATTAATTATTAAACCAGATGACGCAAACAGTGTAGAAAACACAGGCTGCTTGAAGAAATGACTTCCCTTCTGTGGCTTCGTTGGTGATATGACTGTTCATTTGTCTTTCACTTTTAATTAAGTCAGGTGATTTTAAGTCAAGAACTCCCAGGAAACTGATTTGTGTTGTTGGATACAACCACAGCCTGAACCATATAGAAATGAAAAGCCAAGGGCTCACCACCATCTATAGCACCTGCTCCAGGGACTCTTacaccctcttctcttctcttaggtcaccaggcacacatgtggtgcacaggcatacatgcaggcaaaacatccatgcatataaaaaataatttttaaaaatttaagaaatgaagAAGCAGATGCTATTGCTGAGGAGCCTGTATTCCTCTTGTCTCTAAGGCCTGGAACATCTCTCTCCAACACCCCTTGACTACTCAGGTTAGATATCATCTTCAATAACTGTAAACATTAAGGACAACtgctttgaattatttattttgtttgcctCAGTTTGCACACTGTCTGACAGGCTAGAGTACTCACAGATTTTTCTCAAATTATGGCATTCGGATACATCTGCTCCAGCCCAGTGGACTTGGTAGGTGCACATTCTGATGAAACTCACATAATGCCAGTACCAACCCAACCATCATCCAGTTAATACCTGCCCTATGCCAGTCAATGTGTTGAGCCTTTTAGACAGTATTTCACTTCATCCCCACAAGGgtaatcaaaacaaacaaagaaagaaacaaaaaacaaaaaacaaacgcATTCCTGTTGTTTTTTATGTCAACATATGAAGAGGCTGAGACTCTGATAATTTGCAGAGAGATGCAGCTAGCTCTATAATAGAGAGAGAGGCACAGTTGGGATTTCTACACAGGGTGTGACAGCTCCCTCTGTGCTGTGTTATGCAGTCACCATCATTCCCACCAGCTGTGCATTGGAATTTTCAGTGCACATTATTTTCACCCCAGCTACTTTATTAACTGTTAGCAGAATCCAGGATGAGCTCTCAAAAGTCTCAAGGGTCTCAACTCTTTCACCTGTGGAAAAGCAGTTGGATGAAAACCCTATCATGATTTGTTTAACCTCTCTGGGATTCTGTCTACAAATGTTCAGAACAAGCAGGTTTGCACCTGGTAATTCCCCATTATGTCTGGATCTATACACGAACCAAAAAACCTCCAGAAAAAGTCCTTTCTAAAATGTAGTAGTAAGTTTGAAACTCATCCTTAGCCTGCCAAGAAGATCTGTGCCTCCGGTTAAGGTCTCAGACAGGAATGAATCAAGATCTAAGACTCAAGCCGATTTCAAGTAAGTCTGTAGTCTAGCTGTGAAAGCATTCCGTTGTGAGTCCAGCAGGGTAGACAATGGCTCTTACTCCCAAGCTCTCACCACTGAAGCTACTCTGTGTTTCTGATGCATTTTCAACACCGGCAGTgatgagaggaaaaagaaagaacagtgaGGCTGGCACTGAGGTGGAtctgaaaagggggagggggactaGAGATGGGAGTGAGCCAGCAATGGTTCACAGAGACCACCATGCTATCAGATAAGGAGCAGGCTCTGTTATCCTCCAGCAACCGTCCAGATGCAACCATTCTGTCTGTCACACTTCCTCTTTCCAGACTGAACAACAACAGTCTTTGGCCTGTCACATTCTTCTGCTTAGTGTGAGAACCAGAGTTTAAGGTTTTCTCTTTAACAATTGTCTTCCCAGCAAGATCAGATAGCTAAATTCCAGATTCTATACTACCCGGTCCATAAACCAATGAAATCCCCAGAATCAAACCTGTCTGATGGGAGGACCAAACCTGAGGATGTAATTTAAACCAGTGTTTTAACACGTAAAAGTATCCTATTAACCTTAACTGAGATGACGGTTCACAGAATTTTTTTGACTCTCATTTTGAAATGGAGAAATGGTTTGGAGAAGTACTTCTGTCTTAGACTCCACCTCCACAGCATTATATTCTACAGGAAAGAGAACCAGAGGAGCTGAAAGACTGTGAACTTCTCAAAGGTAAGACTAAGGAGTAGCATCCACCAGAAGGGAAGGGAACAAAATAAAGGCAGAATCTCCAATTGTTGCCCCTTTCCCTAGAGAGAAGACTGCTGGAACTGTGGCATTTCAGACTACTTGACATGAAGACACAGCTCTGAGGTAAGATCCCTGGACCCAGTAGGTTTCTCAGCTTCCTAAAGATCAGCTAGTCTGAGGTTCCTGAGGCTTTCCCCCAAAACCAACTCAGTGTCCCTGCATGAAGGTACTGTTCTCTGGAAGCTCTCGAAGCTCTCAGAGCTCTGGAAGCTATTCCAGCCAAAGAGTTACCAGTGCTTCAAGATAAGAAGATCTTAGAGCGTAGCTTGATAAGATAGACTCTCAGAGGTTCCCAAAATCTAGTACAGGTGCTtcgggaaagaaagaaaatagagtctatagctttaaaaatgttaaattagGCTCTGACTGGCTTTACTGTGACACGTTGAGCAAAATGGCATGTTTAAATAATGACTATTAGCTGTAtggtggtggcatgcacctttaatcccagtacctgcaaggcaaaagcaagcagatctctgagttcgaggccagcctggtctacaaagtgaattccagcacagccagggctacacagaggaacgctgtctcaaaaatcaaaaaaaaaaaaaaaaaaaaaaaggacgacaacaacaaaaaacacctaAAAACTGTCATCAGCCATATAAGGAGCTAAGTAAGTCGACTGATTCATTTGTCTTCATAAAAACTCTAAGGGATTAAAGTGGTCACAGGGCTAGTAGAGGAGACTCAAAACTCAGTACTGTGGTTTACCAGAACCAGAGTTCTGTACCCCATTGATTTATACTCCAGTGCTTCAAGCCATCTTAGAAGATGTTCAAGAATGAAGAACTTCTCTTACCTCCCTATCATGTAGCCTGGCACATGTAGCCCTTCATCCTCACATAtccatcacatacacacaatactaATAtactcttcttttggtttttcaagacagggtttctctgtgtattcatgGGTAtagtggaactcactctgtagactaggctgccctggaactcagagatctgcctgtctctgtctccagagtgctgggattaaaggcgtgtgccacgcCTGGCAGTAGTATACTTTTAATGTTAAAAATCATGAAGAGTTTTCTTAGTATACACAATACGTTAAAGCTCCCAAGAACCTTATGTAAAATGTAGAGCCACCAATTCCAATTACATAACAAACTATTATGTTGTCTAAGTTTATATTAACATCAGACACTTTATTCTAGAGTTCAGCTCCACAAGTCAACAAATAAACCATCCAAAAATTCAGtttttcatatgcatatacattgaGAGATATCAAAGACACACAACATAGACACATCAACACCACACATGCACCATTTGCACAGATGGATGCACAAGAGCAGACATACACTTAAGCAATgaagagcatacacacacacacacacatacagacacacacccacacagacacacacacacacacacacacacacatgagagggggggagagagagagagagattgagaaagtCTCCAGGGACTCATTTCTCCTATCCACTCAAGCCCTGAGTCCCAGTCTCTACACACTTCCTACCAATGTGTTCTTTACATCTCAGATGCCGCTGCTGGACTTTTTCTCCCCATCTGCCCTCAAATAGGGAACCCGAGCTCTTTTCCTTTGATGTCCAGTAGAGCCACCAACCCATGCTAATTGTAGGTTGACAGGACAGAGCATTTTACTCATAAAGGTACAGCAAGCGGTACTGTAAGTGAGTGTTAGAAACGCCCTAGCTGACATCCTCAGAGCTCTCTGCCTCCATCCTTTCTGCTCGACTGGACATCTGCACTGCTCCTGGCTTTTCCTGTATCTAAGACCACCTTTCCTCCTGCCTCATAAGGTCCTAGGACTGTCACACAGCCTCTGCCAAGAGTGTGGCCTTCACACTCACCATTGCTTACACATACCACTGTTCATTGCTCCTAATTCAGACtattaaagcattttttaaaaaataaccattTTCTGCTTTGCAGAACCTTAcaagttttgtttgctttgctttgggtttttttgggttttgggggggtcttttgatttgttttgttttggttttttttttttttttttgctttgattttggtttttgggcTTTTGGGGGAttgcaggttttttgtttgtttactttgagttgttggttggttgttttgttgtgttgtttttttttaatctctctacacagccctggctgtcttggaacttattATATAAACCatgccagccttgaactcacaaagatccacctgactctgcctcccaagtgctggatttaaagccatgcaccacAGAGCCTGTCCAGAAGGCGTATTTTACTTTAGGAAACTGtaggtttcatttcatttttcttttcggtgtatgggtgttttatatggaggtcaaaggaaaacCCTCTTGTGTCATCTTTAGGAAGACAGGCCACCTCCCTTGAGATGATGCCTTTCTCTGGCCTGAAGTTCACCCATTAGTCTAGACTGACTGACCatcaagctccagggatcctctgcctccgcctctctggctctctggctctggctctggctctggctctgcttctgcctctgcctctgcctctgcctctgcctctgcctctgcctctgcctctgcctctgcctctgcctctgcctctgcctctgcctctgcctctgcctctgcctctgcctctgcctctgcctctgcctctgcctctgcctctgcctctgcctctgcctctgcctctgcctcttccctggGAATATAGTATCTGTTTTATTTAGACAGGATCCTCATGTGCCACAGCAGAGTTGTGGTGGAAGATGTGGGTGGACAGAAGAAATTTAACCATTTTAAGCCCTATTTTCTCCTCGGCTTGAAGAGTCACTACAAAACTATTTGTGGAagcccatgtctgtaatcccaacacactGGATGTGGTATCAGGAGCTCAgatgttcaagaccagccttggctacatgacaagtttgagaccaggctgggctGTATAAGACTTCTCTCAAcaaaacaggagagagagggagagggagagaaagagagagagagagagagagagagagagagagagagagagagagagagagagagagagagagaagaaaaattacctcataggctttattaaaaaaatcaaagaaattatttttatgaagacTCTGGCTAACACAAATACTGAATAAATGtgaattattttacttctttctctttcctcccttccccaagAAAGAAATTACTTCCTCTATCCTAAAACACATTTCCTCTTTATATGTTTAATTTAGAAGACAATTTGATAATCTTGTGGTAACCCTGGAGTCCTCTTGAAGGTCAGTCCTTACTGTTATACACTCTTAGAATACTAGATAATACCATATAACTAGGTTATGATGTAAACCTGATTGTATCATCTTAAGCTTAGACAAATGCAGTTGTTGCTAAGAGGGGAtactatttatgtttatttaatgcaTATTATCTGGAGTATTTGTATCTTTAAATTAAGATTGATCTGATCTTAGTTCCTGATATAAAAGTAGACATTagaaaataattgataaatgttATTATAGAAACATTATGTTTGCCACTATTCAAATATTACCCTTCAGATTACTACTATAAgttactattttaattattttatttaatttttgttgctgttcttttttaaactctcttctccctccataGGTAACTATGGATTGGATCAACTCCTCTGGTCATGTGATCAGTGTGTCTACCTCGTTAACTAACAGCACTGGTGTTCCAACTCCTGCCCCCAAAGCAATCATTGCTGCTGCTTTGTTCACGTCCTTTATAATCGGTGCCGTCAGCAACGGCCTCTATCTATGGATGCTGAAATTCAAGATGCAAAGGACCGTCAATAcgcttttatttttccatctcaTTCTCTCCTATTTTATCTCCACATTGATTCTGCCCTTCATGGCCACCTCCTTCCTTCAGGACAATCACTGGGCCTTCGGAAGTGTCTTGTGCAAAGTCTTCAACAGCACATTGTCGGTGAGCATGTTTGcctctgttttcttcctctccGCCATCAGCGTTGATCGTTATTACGTCATTCTCCACCCAGTGTGGTCCCAGCAGCACCGCACCCCACGCTGGGCTTCCCGAATTATTTTTCGAATCTGGATTTCTGCCACTATCCTCAGCATGCCCTATTTAGTTTTCAGGAAGACACACGATGAccataaaggaaaaattaaatgcCAGAATAACTACATCGTGTCTGCCAACTGGGAGAGCAAAGAGCACCGGACACTAGGGCAGCGGATTCATGCCGCCTGCTTCGCCGGCCGCTTCTTGCTGGGTTTCCTCCTACCTTTCCTTGTTATCGTCTTTTGCTACAAACGAGTGGCCACCAAGATGAAAGAGAAGGGACTCTTTAAATCCAGCAAGCCCTTCAAAGTCATGCTGACTGCTGTCATCTCTTTCTTCCTGTGTTGGATGCCCTACCATGTATACAGTGGCTTGGTGCTCACGAAGAGCCAGCCGCTCTCTTTACACGTGACACTGGCACTTACAGTGGTGACTATTTCTTTTAATACTGTCGTTTCTCCCATTCTCTATCTATTCACTGGAGAGAATTTCATGGTTTTCAAGAAGTCTGTTCTTGCTCTGTTTAAGTCAACATTCAGTGATGACTCTTCGACAGAAAGGACACAAACCCTGAACTCAGACATTTAAATTCTAGATtctttgggttggagagatgactcaattaTTAAGAATCCTTGCTGTTCTTCAACTggaattcagtttccagcactcatcTCTGTCTGTAAGCCCCAGTTCCTAGGAATCTAGCACCTtcatctgacctccatgggcagcATGCACACAAGAGACACACAGCCATGTACAAGaacaataaaatttatatttttaaaaatgaactctGGAACCTTAAACAAACATAGACTCAGTCATTTACACCACTAGAGTTAAATTCTCTGATTTTGTATTCTATTCTATACATCCTAGTTAAGCCTTCTAATTAGGTctgtaaaaattaaaacagttCCAACAGGCTGGCAGGGTGACCCAGCgggcaaaggcacttgctgtcaagcctgaaaatctgagtttgatctctgggacccacatggtggaaggagagaagcaactcctgCAAGTGTttctctgacttacacacacacacacacacacaaatgtaacttaatttttaattgaaaaataataataataacgcaGCCCTCAAGGAAAGAAGCCAACAGGTCAGGATGGAAGGATGGTTtgaatttttttgcatttttttctcaaTTCTTTTTTACTTGTGATAAGAAGACAGGCAGCATAAAACTTGGCATTTGCTCTTTTTTGGAGGGggactgagacagggtttctctgtgtagccctggctgtcttggaactcactcagtagaccagactggctttgaactcagaaatccacctgcccctgcctcccaagtgctgggattaaaggcgggagccaccactgcccggcagcatTTGCTCTATTTAATTGTTACTTTGTTGACATTGTGgagttttttgtggttttttttggtttttggtttttgttgttgttgttgtttgtttgttttttgttgtttttgttttggggttttttttttttggtttttattttatttgtttttttcaagacagggtttctctgtgtagccctggctgtcctggaactcactctgtgaccaggctggacttgaactcagaaatttgcctgcctctgcctcccaagtgctgggattaaaggcgtgagccaatGCCCAGCTTGACATTGTTTTTGCAATGTTGTAAAACTATTACCACTATCTCTtgccaaaaaaaaatctttgtctctccaaagagaaactctgtATTCTCTGTGCATTCTCCCGCTTCTCCTGCTGCGGATACATAGTCCACTAAGGAAGGCATGTCTGCCCCTTTGTGTCCAGCTCACTTCCCTTATCATAATGTACAATATCATAATGCTTATCCACATAATAAAGTATTTCAGAACTTCCTTCTCTTCTATGACTGCATTATATTCCCttgcatataaatacacattttaaaaatctattctcATCTTTCGACTTGTAAATAATGCTACTTACAAGTATTTGTGTGCAAGTATGCACCTTTTTTCATTTGTTGTGGTACTTACCATAATAGATAACTGCTGGTTCCAATGGCATTTCCATGTTTAATGTTTTTAGGAACCATTTACAACTTATACCATATTAATTCCCACTTGAACTGTGTGACGATCTGTTTCCACACATCTCATCACCACTCAGTGATTTCCTTCTACGTTTATTGTTTTTTGGGTTGAAGCAGTCCACATGTGATTCTTAacctcttttttaaagaaaaaaatcttttttttaaagatttatttatttgcattttatgcATAAGAGTATATGgcggtttgaatatgcttgacccagcaaatggcactattaggagaagtgaccttgttggaggaagtgtgtcattgtagcAGTGGGCATTGAGATcctccagactggcctggaagccagtcttctgtttgcctttggaacaagatacagaactctcagctccttctccagcaccacacctacctggatgctgccatgcttcccaccttgatgacaatagactgaacctctgaacctgtaagccagccccaataaatgttatccttctaagagttgccttggtcatggtgtctcttcatagcaataaaaccctaagacagcatgTTGACTGCATACCACATATATGCAGATATCTGTGGTAGCCaggagagagtgtcagatctccaagaagtggaattacagatggttgtaagccaccatgtagaaAGTACAGATTGTCTAAGGGAGATACTTGAAACACATTCACAGAATTTAACCTAAAAAGCCTTTAAACAGGATCACTTCAAAGAGGGAGGTTAAACAATATTACACTGAGGAGACTGACTGAGATGTGAGACTGCCAACACCCAGAGAGTAGCAACTCTTACGC
It includes:
- the Gpr33 gene encoding probable G-protein coupled receptor 33, coding for MDWINSSGHVISVSTSLTNSTGVPTPAPKAIIAAALFTSFIIGAVSNGLYLWMLKFKMQRTVNTLLFFHLILSYFISTLILPFMATSFLQDNHWAFGSVLCKVFNSTLSVSMFASVFFLSAISVDRYYVILHPVWSQQHRTPRWASRIIFRIWISATILSMPYLVFRKTHDDHKGKIKCQNNYIVSANWESKEHRTLGQRIHAACFAGRFLLGFLLPFLVIVFCYKRVATKMKEKGLFKSSKPFKVMLTAVISFFLCWMPYHVYSGLVLTKSQPLSLHVTLALTVVTISFNTVVSPILYLFTGENFMVFKKSVLALFKSTFSDDSSTERTQTLNSDI